AGTTTGATCGATATCCAACCTCCTCCCTGTTATTTCATGATTTGACTGCTTCGAAGCTTAAAAACATGCGTCAGTAAAACATCAACTATCCAGATAAGCAGATAAGGGTGTGGTGTGTGTACACACGGAGCGAACCACTTGCCCGTGTATTTGCTCGCACGGCGGCAGGCCGTGTATGCAGCCGGGGCTCCGGGAACGACGGACGGATATGTTTCGCGAAGCCATGACAGCTGCACATTCACTGCATAACCGGATCAGAAACCATGCAATCGTATCTACTTTTCTACTTACGCTTTAGTTGGGGTGCTTCGCCTACATGCGATCACGGCGAGGCGCGATTACAAGAACTTTCTTCTTTAAAACCCCTCATTGGCAGGGAGAACTATGAATTTGTTAAATACAAGCTTTCCGTTTGGAGAGCGGCGTATTTGAgaacgaataaaataatttaattcgcTATGCAAGCATACTGTTAGAGGAGAATCGGTGAAAGAGATCGAAGGAAACAGAGTCGCACGATACGAGTGTGTAGAGGGGAATTTAACGATTCCTCGTGCTCGCAGTAATTCCTCTCATTTTTCCGCGTTGATTCTCATCCGCGAGCGTTTTCAACGGATTCGCTCGCGCGTTAACCGCGCGATGGTAGATACCGCGAAACGTGGGAAACCTCTCGCCCACTTTATTACGACGCTTTGTAGTCACGCTCTCGCGCGGGCAAACACGGATTTTCTACGAATGATTCGCCGTGAGCAACGGCCAGTTTAAACCTCTCTCGTGTATCACCGTTTGCCGGCCATAATTTTCTAGCCACCTGTAAACGATCAGGCTGGAATCCAGAGCGCCCCGCTTTCTAAAAACCGTAAGTAATGCAGGAAGATCGTTTCGATCGATTAAAGAGGCTGTGCTTGGAGAACGTGCAAGGGTTTGAATGTTTCGCGTTTTCTTGCTCGTGATCCGGCTCGGTTCGATAATTGATTAATGGAAATAGAGGAGAACGTGGGGGACAATGAAGGTGAACTGGAAGGAATAAACTAGATAGCGAGGAATGTACCTGAGATAGAACCAATTGCTTACTCGCGACCTGTTTTCAGATCGTCACTTCCGATATGCCAGCTCGATGGGGCTTGATGTGTTTTTAAcgagaataaaataatgacCATTTACGGTAATACAGACacttaaaataattacaagtGCGATTGTATGTTTTTACCAAAAAACTTGCAAAATTTGCACAGATCATTCCAGATCCACCGATGTTAATAAGAGAATCGAGGatgaaagtttcattccggaatcgcaattttcatttcacaGCAAATCTCGATGCTCGGATAAAAATAACACAGCTAACGGCTGAACAACGTTGTACTTGGCCGAGGATACGCTTTAATCATCCAGCAACGGGTTGGATACGTACTTTTCCCTGGTTGTTGACGGAATGCGTACGCGAAATATAATTCCCGGCTCGAGGCGGCACGTAGCGCGCGTATTATTACGTGTACGGCATCGACGTGTCTAATTACCTTCGATTCAATTTCGAAATTGCGTTTCTCTTCCTAGCAAGACTTACCTACATATATTCAAGAtccatgaaaaaaaaaaaaattttttttaaaatagaatcagAATAAAAACGAATGATAGATAATTCTCGTTAGAAATTTTTACTGAACGGTCAGAGTCCGGTGTCTACAACGCAGGAGCGTCCatacaattaattattgaCCCGTTTTAATCGCGTTAGGTCTAATTAGTGGGGAGGGAGTCCGTCTCAAagttgttaattaaattggttAATGCGATAAAGGAGTCCATAGCGGAGTTCTCTTCgttcccttttctcttctCGCCTCTTTCCATCGCCCCTCTCCGTTCGTCGTCGCGTCTCTTTTGTATCCGCTTGCAAAGAACCGTGCACGGATATACCTTTAGCTACCGTGATCATTTCAATTACACCGGGTTACACCGATCGAACCGACGACGCCGTTCCAGCTCGTGAGAAGCCGTCGTCGGGGTTCATAATGGACGCCACGCTCGGCCACTTACGATGTTTACGCGCCACGGTTGCGTCGTAATCCCATTCAGAAAGTTGctaaaataagaatttcaaTCGAGCGTGGTTTATCATAATTCTTCGGGCGCCTGATCGTTTCGCGAAATTAATTGCTTCGCCGGTGTTTACGAAAACCCCATCGCAATTATTATCttgaaacatatttttatgaaacactTCGCCGTCGTTGCACTATATCTCGGTGTTTGGCAAAAGATCGGTCGCATGAAAAACACTGTTGTAACGACAAATTTTCACACCTATCGTGTTACATCGCTGGTAGCAACTACTTTCACGaaagattgaaaaaataaaacagtttcAACTCGATCGATGGCGTCGAATTTCAACCGGTCAATACCGCCAGCCGATGTTACAAAACCGAGAACGATTATAACGGTGCGAACAAGTCGATAGTGGTCTCGGggtataataaatattccgTGGCTTCCGTGTTTTAGCGTATGCTCGATtcaagaacattgccttgaGGGACCTGTTTACGCAGGTATTCTCGTCGAGATTTCGATCGTGTCCACTCTTGATGCTTTCGTATTTTCATCAGGGACACTGGTAGCACGCTTGCATTCTCTCGGAATCACCTATCGCGTCCGTTTCGAAAGGCggttattaattgtaattaatattcatagCGATAACGACAAGCagtaatatgtatattactCTATGTAGACGAGAAATCGCGTAGCAAACAAGTAAGCGATACGTATGTCCATGTAAATTTTCATCTTCCAACGAGACGATCTACGACGCTTGTAACGCGTTACTACGAGTAGTCAATTTGTAGGCtcggaaagaaaaataattaaatgagagaaagaggagaagagGCACAGAGAGTGGTCCGTGAGTCCTTAAAAGCCCGCGCAAGATATCGACGACGTGGATTAAACGTGGCTCGTTATACGTGTCGCGGTGGTAAATCGTCGTTGTAAATCAATTGGCCAGATCTGGTCAGGCTGAACGGTCTGATAAATAGGATTAACTGATTTACATGAACGAGATTCGTTCGGCCGGCATCGATCATAATCAACGCAGCCTGGAAAGGCAGGATCTCGAATtaatttccttcgatgcagACAGACCGAATCAACGCTTGTTTTCTGCTCTTTTCCTTTCAGGCGAATCCATGCCAGCACCCGATCGTGATCCTGAGGGACGTTGCCTCGTCTGACATGGAGTCGTTGCTGCGTTTCATGTACCACGGCGAGGTTCACGTGGGTCAAGAGCAGCTGGCCGCGTTCCTGAAGACGGCGCAGATGCTGCAGGTTCGAGGATTAGCTGACGTGAACAGCGGAGCTGCCACGGCCAAGATTCCGCCACCGCCATCGTCGGCTGGCAATAATGGTAGCGCACCGGTAAGTCCACCCCTAGatctttatttcaaatcctTCATTGATACAAGATTGATAATATAGATCCGTTTGGTGTGTCATTACAGGCGACGCCGCGCAATCCTTGGCAAGACAACGGCAGAGGAGACTTAAACGAGGGTGGTTTGAGCCCACCACCGGAGAAGAGACCCAGAAGTTACAGTCCACCCCTGGGCAATCATGTCGAACAAAAGTCGTCAGACCTCCAGGAGTCGCTGTTGGGCCAGGCTCTGGAAGGAGGACCCACGATACACACAGCCTCCACCAACAATGTACAGGTAAAATTGATTGATTCATCGTTTTCGGAAGTGTCCTGTAGGATTAGGTGATAACGGAAAGGAATCTTTGGTGATCCTAGGCACAGTCTACCGGCGAGGATTCGAATTCGATGTCGGACAACGAGGAGGAAATGTCAAACAACGATAGTATCCTGAATTCTGTGAAAACCGAACCAAGCGACATCCCGAATGACTCTATGGAGCATCATCGTAACTCGTTTACTTCGACTTTTTTGGGAATACCAggtaattcatttgaattctttttaataattcatcgtaaatttatattcatgttTGATGACTTTTGCGTCGTTCAACACGTTTAATGAAGAATTCATTGTTCGATAATAACGTTACGATTGTGATTGATAATTACAGGACTGATACCAGGCCCGTCCGGGATCCATGCGGCGAATCAGGATCCGAATTTCGGTAAGTGATCAATGCAACGATTCGATTTCACAGTTTATTACGATTCCGATAGCCCAAACTTAGTATCCTCCCGTCGTTCCCTCAAGACTCTGGTCTCTCGTTGTTGCGTTGAATGCATGGAactctcgtacctctcacaaCCCTGCATTCCCTTGCCCAACTACCCCctatgaaaaggaaaaaaggaatgaaataaaataaggtAACATAGCGAGCAAGAGCCGCGTCTCCGACGGCTCTTCGAGTTCGTTTCCCGGAATAAATATATCGATCTTCCTCGGCATAAGCCAGGCTGCTGTCGCTAGAACAGATCGTTAGGGTTGCCATGCGAGTGCCAAGCTTCGCCGTTTCACTTGATTTCCTTTAACGAGGCTAAACACGTACTAATTGGTCGCTCGATCGGTTGATATGGTGCGAATTCAATCGACTGTTAAAACTGTTTACGGAAAAAAAAGAtatgaaagagaaagagagagaaagagaaagagggtgGAGGTACGGAAATGGCAATGAAGAAGGACAGAGACAAGAAAAAggacaagaaaaaaaaaatcttgagataaagatttaaaaaaaaaagtgaatataataaaatgaaatataaatgttCATCGATTCGATCGCATAGATATTTGGGGTGAAACGATACACGCAATCAGGGGTGGGAACGGAACAACGTGTGTTGCTCGGACTAGAATATGAAAAACGGaagtaaatgaaaatgaaaacgaaGGGCTGTGGGAggacgaaagaaaaaaaattgaatagtgTTTAAGGGATCGTACGAGGTTGGCTGAGGACTGACATTGGCTGGTGGTTCCAGGGCGATGGCAGCCCTCTGGAGGAGACGGTTCAAGCTCGAGTTCCGGTTGGTTGCCGGCCACGTCCTCCACGGGGAACGATCTCGCTGGATCTGGAACTTACCAGAGCGGAGTTCACAACTCGAAAGGTCAGGATCTGTCGTCCCTCCTCCAGcagcatcatcatcatcaccTCCACGCCACCAGCCAAGCGTCGCAGCAACACGCCCTCAATGCCTTGAACTCACTGAACTCCCTGAACAGCCTGAATACCGAGCAGCTGACGATGATGCATCAGAAACTGCAGAACAATCTGCAAAGTTtgcaacaacagcaacagaaCGCCACGACGAAGAGCAAAATTCAAGAGAGCATCGCGTTGTTCCATCAGCAAACGTCGCGTCGCTATCAACAGCATCAACACCCTCATCAGACGGACACCATGAACCAGTCTGGTAAACCGAAGTGTCCGGAGTGCGGTAAAATTTATTCGAACAATTCGAACCTGAAGCAACACATCGTGAACGTTCACACGGTTCAGACCGAGTACGTGTCGTGTCACGTGTGTAGCAAGCAATTCAAAACGAAGCAATACCTTCAGATACATCTGTTGTCGATGCACGGAATCAGAAAACGAAAGAGTTATCCATTGTACCAGATGCAGACTCAGATACAACAGCAACAATCCGTGCCGCCTGGCTCGCAGATATCTGGCAGTCAGCAATCGCAACAGTAATACGACACACGCGACGATACGAGAACGAAGGGATGATCGTGTGCACGTGACTTGTGTATTTATTTACGAACGAAAATCGATAAGAAAAACGTGATTTCACCCTGGTCCTAAAGGGGGTGGAAAAGACAAGGTCGACGAAAGTGAATATCAGTATTTGAGAAAACCGAGTCTGACTTCCGGATTGTCGACAGGAAGACGACTATTATATGACCTCGCAATAATCTTTGTAGCAATTGTTGATAAGTTGTAAAATTGTATAGGGAAGTATTTACGAACATTCGATAGATAGATAGTTTGAATTTGTTCGTTCATCTCTACTTCGGAGTTCTCTTGATAGTTAAGGATAAGAGGAGAGAGGTGGCGATAATAGTAGGCAGAGGAGGGT
The sequence above is drawn from the Osmia bicornis bicornis chromosome 14, iOsmBic2.1, whole genome shotgun sequence genome and encodes:
- the LOC114878981 gene encoding protein abrupt isoform X4 — its product is MAASSSSSSGEQQYSLRWNDFHSSILSSFRHLRDEEDFVDVTLACDSSSFTAHKVVLSACSPYFRRLLKANPCQHPIVILRDVASSDMESLLRFMYHGEVHVGQEQLAAFLKTAQMLQVRGLADVNSGAATAKIPPPPSSAGNNGSAPATPRNPWQDNGRGDLNEGGLSPPPEKRPRSYSPPLGNHVEQKSSDLQESLLGQALEGGPTIHTASTNNVQAQSTGEDSNSMSDNEEEMSNNDSILNSVKTEPSDIPNDSMEHHRNSFTSTFLGIPGLIPGPSGIHAANQDPNFGSVMPKREEAAMAAVAAAASETTQAVENFARLYTALRHDDARPLCRYCGRSYSSPSNLRQHVKNVHSNWPPPETWPQCNVCGKRCKTKHYLINHQLQAHGIHQRPSLNNPNQQQQHQSPSSSSSLP
- the LOC114878981 gene encoding protein abrupt isoform X2 yields the protein MAASSSSSSGEQQYSLRWNDFHSSILSSFRHLRDEEDFVDVTLACDSSSFTAHKVVLSACSPYFRRLLKANPCQHPIVILRDVASSDMESLLRFMYHGEVHVGQEQLAAFLKTAQMLQVRGLADVNSGAATAKIPPPPSSAGNNGSAPATPRNPWQDNGRGDLNEGGLSPPPEKRPRSYSPPLGNHVEQKSSDLQESLLGQALEGGPTIHTASTNNVQAQSTGEDSNSMSDNEEEMSNNDSILNSVKTEPSDIPNDSMEHHRNSFTSTFLGIPGLIPGPSGIHAANQDPNFGRWQPSGGDGSSSSSGWLPATSSTGNDLAGSGTYQSGVHNSKGQDLSSLLQQHHHHHLHATSQASQQHALNALNSLNSLNSLNTEQLTMMHQKLQNNLQSLQQQQQNATTKSKIQESIALFHQQTSRRYQQHQHPHQTDTMNQSGKPKCPECGKIYSNNSNLKQHIVNVHTVQTEYVSCHVCSKQFKTKQYLQIHLLSMHGIRKRKSYPLYQMQTQIQQQQSVPPGSQISGSQQSQQ